A region of Sphingomonas crusticola DNA encodes the following proteins:
- a CDS encoding DUF418 domain-containing protein → MMGEASNAVAKPSRLGIVDGLRGYALFGLFLVHMTGYFELYNARPVPSLVQDSVLLLFLGKSFTLLAICFGFSFFVMMDGARRRGQPFAGRFAWRLALLFGIGWLHSLIYRGDIIVVLATAGFLLIPFDAIRSTRLLLVLAAILLLQPFLILRIVAGHYGAAWALADPFFYNDGGAMGPSLFGSFGDLVQANFVAGKVSKWSFYVETGRIVQILGLYLVGLVLGRQRFFAEPERFARLRLWALIVAVIAIPPLAYARDLACCHRNGPLYWADVMLAGWLDIAGMVISLLVFVQLWIWGSGRILNRFIPAGRMTLTLYIGQSLVFVPVYYGFGLHLWDRITQTESLLLGLAAFALQLVFATYWFRYFLYGPLEWLWRAATKLSLDVPFRRRAEPLKRSAT, encoded by the coding sequence ATGATGGGGGAAGCGTCTAACGCCGTCGCTAAACCCTCCCGGTTGGGCATCGTGGACGGGCTGCGCGGTTACGCGCTGTTCGGGCTCTTCCTCGTCCACATGACCGGCTATTTTGAGCTCTACAATGCGCGGCCCGTACCCAGCCTGGTGCAGGACAGCGTGCTGCTGCTGTTCCTCGGCAAGTCGTTCACGCTGCTCGCCATCTGCTTCGGCTTCAGTTTCTTTGTCATGATGGACGGCGCTCGGCGGCGGGGGCAGCCGTTCGCCGGGCGCTTCGCCTGGCGACTGGCGCTGCTGTTCGGCATCGGATGGCTGCATTCGCTCATTTATCGCGGCGACATCATCGTGGTGCTGGCGACGGCTGGTTTCCTGCTCATCCCGTTCGACGCCATCCGCTCGACAAGGCTGTTGCTGGTGCTGGCCGCGATATTGCTGCTCCAGCCATTCCTGATCCTGCGCATCGTGGCGGGCCATTACGGGGCTGCCTGGGCGCTGGCAGACCCGTTCTTTTACAATGACGGCGGCGCGATGGGGCCCTCCTTGTTCGGCTCGTTCGGGGACTTGGTGCAAGCCAATTTCGTCGCCGGCAAGGTCAGCAAATGGTCCTTCTATGTCGAGACCGGGCGGATCGTTCAGATCCTCGGCCTCTATCTCGTGGGCCTTGTGTTGGGCCGCCAGCGTTTCTTCGCCGAGCCCGAGCGCTTTGCGCGACTGCGGCTGTGGGCCCTGATCGTCGCGGTAATTGCGATCCCGCCGCTGGCTTATGCGCGCGATCTCGCCTGCTGCCATCGTAACGGACCGCTTTACTGGGCCGACGTCATGCTGGCGGGCTGGTTGGATATTGCCGGCATGGTCATCTCCCTGCTGGTCTTCGTTCAACTCTGGATCTGGGGATCTGGCCGCATCCTTAACCGCTTCATCCCCGCCGGGCGTATGACGCTCACCCTCTATATCGGGCAGAGCCTGGTGTTCGTGCCCGTATATTATGGGTTTGGGCTGCACTTGTGGGATCGCATCACCCAAACGGAATCTCTGCTGCTCGGGCTCGCGGCATTCGCTCTGCAACTGGTCTTCGCGACCTACTGGTTTCGGTATTTTCTGTACGGACCTCTCGAATGGCTGTGGCGGGCCGCGACCAAGCTTTCGCTCGACGTCCCCTTCCGTCGCCGCGCGGAACCGTTAAAGCGCTCCGCGACATGA
- the serA gene encoding phosphoglycerate dehydrogenase: MPKVLISDKMDPRAAEIFRERGVEVDEITGKTPEELAAIIADYDGLAIRSSTKVTKAILEHATNLKVVGRAGIGVDNVDIPAASAKGVVVMNTPFGNSITTAEHAIALMFALARDLPEADKSTQAGKWEKNRFMGVEMTNKTLGLIGAGNIGSIVADRALGLKMKVVAYDPFLTPDRALELGIEKVELDELLKRADFITLHTPLTDSTRNILSKENLAKTKKGVRIVNCARGGLIDEAALKEGLDSGHIAGAALDVFVTEPAKESPLFGTPNFISTPHLGASTTEAQVNVAIQVAEQMADFLVNGGVTNALNMPSLSAEDAPKVRPYLALAEKLGSLIGQLAHDNLTKISIEVEGAAAELNIKPITGAVLAGLMRVYSDTVNMVNAPHLAKERGLDVREVRHDREGDYHTLIRVSVQTSQGERSVSGTLFANSQPRLVEIFGVKVEADLTERMLYIVNEDAPGFIGRLGTTLGEAGVNIGTFHLGRRAAGGEAVLLLSVDQPVDGETLEKVKALPGVRTVKALEF, encoded by the coding sequence ATGCCCAAGGTTCTGATTTCCGACAAGATGGATCCCCGTGCCGCCGAGATCTTCCGCGAGCGCGGCGTCGAGGTGGACGAGATCACCGGCAAGACGCCGGAAGAGCTCGCCGCCATCATCGCCGACTATGACGGGCTCGCGATCCGCTCCTCGACCAAGGTGACCAAGGCGATCCTGGAGCATGCGACCAACCTCAAGGTGGTCGGCCGGGCCGGCATCGGCGTCGACAATGTCGATATCCCTGCCGCCAGCGCCAAGGGCGTGGTGGTTATGAATACCCCGTTCGGCAATTCGATCACGACCGCCGAACATGCCATCGCATTGATGTTCGCGCTCGCCCGCGATCTGCCCGAGGCCGACAAGTCGACCCAGGCCGGCAAGTGGGAGAAGAACCGCTTCATGGGCGTCGAGATGACCAACAAGACGTTGGGTCTGATCGGCGCAGGAAATATCGGCTCGATCGTCGCCGATCGCGCGCTCGGATTGAAGATGAAGGTCGTCGCCTACGACCCCTTCCTCACGCCTGACCGTGCGCTCGAACTCGGCATCGAGAAGGTCGAGTTGGACGAACTGCTCAAGCGGGCGGACTTCATCACACTCCACACGCCGCTGACGGACAGCACGCGCAATATCCTGTCCAAGGAAAATCTCGCCAAGACCAAGAAGGGCGTGCGCATCGTCAATTGCGCGCGCGGCGGCTTGATCGACGAAGCCGCGCTCAAGGAGGGGCTGGATTCGGGCCATATCGCCGGCGCCGCACTCGACGTGTTCGTAACTGAACCAGCCAAGGAATCGCCGCTGTTCGGGACGCCCAACTTCATCTCGACGCCGCATCTCGGCGCCTCGACGACCGAAGCGCAGGTCAATGTCGCGATCCAGGTCGCCGAGCAGATGGCCGATTTCCTCGTCAATGGCGGCGTTACCAACGCGCTTAACATGCCAAGCCTTTCGGCCGAGGATGCGCCCAAGGTGAGACCGTATCTGGCGCTGGCCGAGAAGCTCGGCAGCCTGATCGGGCAGCTCGCGCACGATAACCTCACCAAGATTTCGATCGAGGTGGAGGGTGCCGCCGCCGAGCTCAACATCAAGCCGATCACCGGCGCCGTGCTGGCCGGGCTGATGCGGGTCTATTCCGATACGGTGAACATGGTGAACGCGCCGCATCTCGCGAAGGAGCGCGGGCTCGACGTCCGCGAAGTGCGGCACGATCGCGAGGGCGACTATCACACCCTGATCCGCGTCTCGGTCCAGACCAGCCAGGGCGAGCGCTCGGTTTCCGGCACTTTGTTCGCAAACTCGCAGCCGCGCCTCGTCGAGATTTTCGGCGTGAAGGTCGAAGCCGACTTGACGGAGCGGATGCTCTACATCGTAAACGAGGATGCCCCCGGCTTCATCGGCCGGCTCGGAACCACGCTGGGCGAGGCGGGCGTCAATATCGGCACCTTCCATCTTGGACGTCGCGCGGCAGGCGGCGAAGCCGTACTGCTGCTTTCCGTCGACCAACCGGTCGATGGCGAGACGCTGGAGAAGGTCAAGGCGCTGCCGGGCGTCAGGACGGTCAAGGCGCTGGAATTCTGA
- a CDS encoding phosphoserine transaminase, protein MTDLPKPGVKPVRPYFSSGPCAKPPGWHADGLASASLGRSHRSKLGKSRIVHAMDMTRHILKLPDTHRLGIVPASDTGAVEMCLWSMLGARPATMMAWESFGEGWVTDVVKQLKIDARVMKGDYGQLPDLQAVDWSTDVVFTWNGTTSGVRVPNGDWIPHDRQGLAICDATSGIFAADLPWDKLDVVTFSWQKVLGGEGAHGVLILGPRAVERLESYVPAWPLPKIFRMTKGGKLNDTIFKGDTINTPSMLAVEDCIWSLEWALGIGGLSGLMDRADANAAALNAWVEKTDWIDHLAIDPATRSNTSVCLKFADHAVEGLDDEAKLALVKKIAALLEAEDAAYDVAGYRDAPPGLRIWCGATVDTADIEALGPWLDWAFHTARAAV, encoded by the coding sequence TTGACGGACCTACCGAAACCGGGCGTTAAGCCCGTTCGCCCCTATTTTTCTTCCGGCCCCTGCGCCAAGCCCCCGGGCTGGCATGCCGACGGATTGGCCAGCGCCTCGCTTGGCCGCTCGCACCGCTCCAAACTCGGTAAGAGCCGCATCGTCCATGCGATGGACATGACGCGCCACATCCTCAAGCTGCCCGACACGCACCGCCTCGGCATCGTCCCCGCTTCCGATACCGGCGCGGTCGAGATGTGCCTGTGGTCCATGCTGGGCGCCCGCCCCGCCACCATGATGGCATGGGAAAGCTTCGGTGAGGGCTGGGTGACGGATGTCGTCAAGCAGCTCAAGATCGACGCCAGGGTGATGAAGGGCGATTACGGCCAGCTTCCCGACCTCCAGGCGGTCGATTGGTCGACCGACGTGGTTTTCACCTGGAACGGCACTACCTCCGGCGTGCGTGTGCCGAACGGCGACTGGATTCCGCACGACCGCCAGGGCCTCGCGATCTGCGACGCCACGTCGGGCATCTTCGCGGCCGATCTGCCGTGGGACAAATTGGATGTCGTCACGTTCTCCTGGCAGAAGGTGCTGGGCGGCGAAGGCGCGCACGGCGTGCTTATCCTGGGCCCGCGCGCGGTCGAGCGCCTCGAAAGCTATGTGCCCGCCTGGCCGTTGCCCAAGATCTTCCGCATGACCAAGGGCGGCAAGCTCAACGACACGATCTTCAAGGGCGACACGATCAACACGCCGTCGATGCTGGCGGTCGAGGACTGCATCTGGAGCCTCGAATGGGCGCTCGGCATCGGCGGTCTTTCGGGCCTGATGGATCGCGCCGACGCCAATGCCGCCGCGCTAAATGCGTGGGTCGAGAAGACCGATTGGATCGACCATCTCGCGATCGATCCTGCTACCCGGTCGAACACCAGCGTCTGCCTGAAATTTGCCGATCATGCGGTCGAAGGTCTTGATGACGAGGCCAAGTTGGCACTGGTCAAGAAGATCGCAGCGTTGCTCGAGGCGGAAGATGCGGCCTACGACGTCGCCGGATATCGCGACGCCCCTCCGGGCCTGCGCATCTGGTGCGGCGCGACCGTCGACACGGCTGATATCGAAGCGCTCGGCCCGTGGCTCGACTGGGCCTTCCACACCGCCCGCGCCGCGGTCTGA
- a CDS encoding alpha/beta hydrolase — protein sequence MKRVLWFATACLSLSAGAASAQERFPLWNGGVPGFEARASIPEMSQDYWTKHVNNPSVTAYLPDPARANGTAVLVVPGGGHALLVTTTEGDAVGKWLNDRGVAAFVLRYRLFREEGSPYTLDDARADTERGMRFIRAHASQFHVDPNRVGVIGFSAGGELARMASLSAPVRARGKGDAVDLLPARPDFSILIFPGPLHGDERVTKDAPPVFLAAANDDQCCSQPPIDILKLYRDAGASAELHIYRAGGHAYNLGERTDLIALKHSPQQIEDWLSDSGLLGHPAPATGAKLDPQPKAR from the coding sequence GTGAAACGCGTCTTATGGTTCGCTACCGCCTGCTTGTCGCTCTCCGCTGGCGCAGCTTCGGCGCAAGAGCGCTTCCCGTTGTGGAACGGCGGCGTACCCGGCTTCGAGGCGCGGGCGTCGATTCCCGAAATGTCACAGGATTATTGGACCAAACACGTCAACAACCCCAGCGTAACGGCCTATTTGCCGGATCCTGCCAGGGCGAACGGTACGGCAGTGCTGGTGGTGCCGGGTGGCGGCCATGCTTTGCTGGTGACGACCACGGAAGGGGATGCAGTCGGCAAATGGCTTAACGATCGCGGCGTGGCCGCATTCGTGCTGCGCTACCGCCTGTTCCGCGAGGAAGGCTCGCCTTACACGCTCGACGATGCGCGCGCGGATACCGAGCGGGGTATGCGCTTCATCCGCGCCCATGCCAGCCAATTTCACGTCGACCCCAATCGCGTTGGCGTGATCGGTTTTTCGGCCGGAGGCGAACTGGCACGGATGGCGAGCCTGAGCGCGCCCGTTCGCGCCCGGGGCAAGGGAGATGCAGTGGACCTGCTGCCCGCAAGGCCAGATTTCTCGATCCTGATCTTTCCAGGACCGCTCCATGGCGACGAGCGCGTCACGAAGGACGCACCGCCGGTCTTCCTGGCCGCCGCCAACGACGATCAATGCTGCTCGCAGCCGCCGATCGACATCCTCAAACTCTATCGCGATGCGGGCGCATCGGCGGAGCTTCATATCTACCGCGCGGGCGGCCACGCTTACAATCTGGGTGAGCGCACCGATCTGATCGCGCTCAAACATTCGCCGCAGCAGATCGAGGATTGGCTGAGTGATAGCGGCCTGCTGGGGCATCCCGCGCCGGCGACCGGAGCCAAGCTGGACCCACAGCCCAAGGCGAGATAG
- a CDS encoding extensin family protein, whose translation MRAVILLCLFLALAGCLKDKPQPGRNLPPPVDDPRAFKACLVDLAGLGAKVQPLPDRSWANGCSATQTVKLVAIGIPVTNLGAIKCGLARPFVIWIQQSVQQAARARLGSNVAKIESFGSFACRPVNNVEGNKLSEHGRADAIDISAFNLADGRRITVKDGWNGPDDKARAFLRDLHSAACRRFNVVLGPDANAFHRDHLHFDMGRGPYCR comes from the coding sequence ATGCGTGCCGTAATTCTGCTCTGCCTGTTCCTCGCGCTTGCGGGTTGTCTCAAGGATAAACCCCAACCCGGACGCAACCTTCCCCCACCGGTCGACGATCCGCGTGCGTTCAAGGCCTGTCTCGTCGATCTTGCCGGGCTAGGCGCCAAGGTTCAGCCGTTGCCGGATCGCAGCTGGGCCAATGGCTGTTCGGCGACACAAACCGTCAAGCTGGTGGCGATCGGCATTCCCGTCACCAATCTCGGCGCGATCAAATGTGGCTTGGCGCGGCCATTTGTGATTTGGATCCAGCAATCTGTGCAACAGGCTGCTCGCGCCCGGCTGGGCAGCAATGTCGCCAAGATCGAGAGTTTCGGCTCGTTCGCCTGCCGTCCGGTCAACAATGTCGAGGGCAACAAATTGTCCGAACATGGCCGTGCCGATGCGATCGATATTTCCGCCTTCAATCTGGCGGATGGACGCCGCATCACGGTGAAAGACGGCTGGAACGGCCCGGACGACAAAGCGCGCGCTTTTCTGCGCGATCTCCACAGCGCCGCCTGCCGTCGGTTCAACGTCGTGCTGGGCCCCGACGCGAACGCCTTTCATCGCGACCATCTCCATTTCGATATGGGCAGGGGGCCCTACTGCCGCTAA
- a CDS encoding LOG family protein — protein sequence MTDTSIPNRIFPKAKDDAASAAQQAGHVLPQTSDPAYRLAYMDTDFLLRDDLRPVRFQLELMKPELYLEEAGIGSTFVMYGSARIPSPERADMLIEAAKTDTQLRIAQSLKAKSHYYDVARQLARLASDAPNSVEGKRQFVVCSGGGPAIMEAANRGAADVGKDSVGLNIVLPFEQAPNDYVTPHLSFNFHYFALRKMHFLIRARAVAVFPGGFGTFDEFFELLTLVQTGKTAVLPILLYGKEFWNRVVNFDALVEEGVVAPQDLDLFHFCETAEEGWECVQEFYRTNQQPLFRKGRGEKK from the coding sequence ATGACTGATACATCCATTCCCAATCGCATCTTCCCCAAGGCCAAGGACGACGCAGCCTCGGCTGCGCAGCAGGCCGGCCACGTTCTGCCGCAAACGTCGGACCCGGCTTATCGCCTGGCCTATATGGATACGGACTTCCTACTTCGCGACGATCTGCGTCCCGTGCGCTTCCAGCTCGAATTGATGAAGCCAGAGCTTTACCTGGAAGAAGCCGGGATCGGGTCAACCTTCGTGATGTATGGGTCGGCGCGTATCCCCTCGCCCGAGCGGGCCGACATGCTGATCGAAGCAGCGAAGACCGATACCCAGCTACGTATCGCTCAAAGCCTCAAGGCCAAGTCGCATTATTACGATGTCGCGCGCCAATTGGCACGACTGGCGAGCGATGCGCCGAACTCGGTCGAAGGCAAGCGGCAGTTTGTCGTTTGCTCAGGCGGCGGCCCTGCCATCATGGAAGCCGCCAATCGCGGTGCGGCCGATGTAGGCAAGGATTCGGTAGGCCTGAACATCGTGCTGCCGTTCGAGCAGGCGCCGAACGATTATGTCACGCCGCACCTGAGCTTCAATTTCCATTATTTTGCGCTTCGCAAGATGCACTTCCTGATCCGGGCGCGTGCGGTGGCGGTGTTCCCGGGCGGCTTCGGCACGTTCGACGAATTCTTTGAACTGCTGACGTTGGTACAGACGGGCAAGACTGCGGTCCTCCCGATCCTGCTTTACGGCAAGGAATTCTGGAACCGCGTGGTCAATTTCGACGCATTGGTTGAGGAAGGCGTGGTTGCCCCCCAGGACCTCGACCTGTTTCACTTCTGCGAGACGGCGGAAGAGGGGTGGGAATGCGTCCAGGAATTTTACCGGACCAACCAGCAGCCGCTGTTCCGCAAAGGCCGAGGCGAAAAGAAATAG
- the metK gene encoding methionine adenosyltransferase, with protein MRSDYLFTSESVSEGHPDKVADQISDAVVDLFLGKDPEARIACETLTTTQLVVLAGEIRGKGIMDEAGNWAPGVQQEVEDTVRATVKRIGYEQDGFHWKTFRFENNLHPQSAHIAQGVDASGNKDEGAGDQGIMFGYAADDTPDLMPATLYYSHKILERMAADRHSGAAPFLEPDAKSQVTLRYEGSKPVAATAIVVSTQHGKGYDEGEKEAELKAYVKQVVADILPANLLSDATEYHINPTGSFEIGGPDGDAGLTGRKIIVDTYGGASPHGGGAFSGKDPTKVDRSAAYITRYLAKNIVAAGLAQRCTIQLAYAIGVSKPLSLYVDTHGTGTVGDDQIEAAIMSIPKLGGLTPRSIRTHLKLNKPIYQKTAAYGHFGRQPEGDFFPWERTDLVDDLKAAL; from the coding sequence ATGCGCAGCGACTATCTCTTCACGTCCGAAAGCGTTTCGGAAGGTCATCCCGACAAGGTGGCAGACCAGATCTCGGACGCAGTGGTGGATCTGTTCCTCGGCAAGGATCCGGAGGCGCGCATCGCCTGCGAGACGCTGACGACCACCCAGCTGGTCGTGCTGGCGGGTGAAATCCGCGGCAAGGGCATCATGGATGAGGCCGGCAATTGGGCGCCAGGCGTGCAGCAGGAAGTCGAAGACACGGTCCGCGCGACGGTGAAGCGAATCGGCTATGAGCAGGACGGCTTCCACTGGAAGACCTTCCGTTTCGAGAACAACCTTCACCCGCAGTCCGCCCATATCGCGCAGGGCGTCGATGCTTCTGGCAACAAGGATGAAGGTGCTGGCGATCAGGGCATCATGTTCGGCTATGCAGCCGACGATACGCCCGATCTGATGCCGGCGACGCTCTATTACAGCCATAAGATTCTCGAGCGCATGGCCGCCGATCGTCACTCAGGCGCGGCGCCCTTCCTCGAGCCCGACGCCAAGAGCCAGGTGACGCTGCGCTACGAGGGCAGCAAGCCCGTCGCCGCGACCGCAATCGTGGTCTCGACCCAGCACGGCAAGGGGTATGACGAGGGCGAGAAGGAAGCCGAGCTCAAGGCCTATGTGAAGCAGGTCGTCGCCGACATCCTGCCGGCTAATCTGCTGTCCGACGCTACCGAATATCACATCAACCCGACCGGCAGCTTCGAGATTGGCGGGCCGGACGGCGACGCCGGCCTCACCGGCCGCAAGATCATCGTCGACACTTACGGCGGCGCATCGCCCCATGGCGGCGGCGCGTTCAGCGGCAAGGATCCGACCAAGGTCGATCGCTCGGCGGCTTACATTACCCGCTATCTGGCGAAGAACATCGTTGCCGCCGGGCTCGCGCAGCGCTGCACGATCCAGCTGGCCTATGCGATCGGCGTGTCCAAGCCGCTGTCGCTCTATGTCGATACGCACGGCACCGGCACGGTCGGCGACGATCAGATCGAAGCCGCTATCATGAGCATCCCGAAGCTTGGCGGGCTCACCCCGCGCAGCATCCGCACGCACCTGAAGCTGAACAAGCCGATCTACCAGAAGACCGCCGCCTACGGCCATTTCGGTCGTCAGCCGGAGGGCGACTTCTTCCCGTGGGAACGCACCGACCTGGTCGACGATCTCAAGGCGGCGCTTTAA
- the lnt gene encoding apolipoprotein N-acyltransferase — MPVLGATRAYPLAFVLGVIAACGFAPLELWPLTLLCFAGLIALLEQAATWRRAAALGWWLGLGHFCLGLNWIATAFTYQAAMPAWLGWVAVILVSIYLAAFPALATAVAWWLARRWRSPLMLGLAATWIISELVRATLFTGFAWNPLAAIWAPVWPVRGFVAVIGTYGLSGVTVLTAGLIWKSVHDRKSAVSLLAIFIVGSGSALLRSPTPEVTLSGPLLHVVQPNIGQENKWDQAHSADNYRRLATLSGKPGPRPRVVLWPEVAIPAILEQDELARRSLAALLGPRDVMLTGAETIRFAPDGRLAYAANSLFALDAEAHILGRYDKAHLVPYGEYLPMRPILSRVGLSRLAPGDADFNSGPGPRNVELPGIGKIGVQICYEIIFSGHVIDRAHRPMFLFNPSNDAWFGRWGPPQHLAQARLRAAEEGLPVVRSTPTGISAVIDAGGRLLGALPWRTAGAIELPLPPAHAPTLFARFGNILPLALALFLFAIGFASRRRAS, encoded by the coding sequence ATGCCTGTGCTCGGCGCGACCCGCGCTTATCCGCTCGCCTTCGTGCTGGGAGTGATCGCCGCTTGCGGCTTTGCGCCGCTGGAATTGTGGCCGCTGACGTTGCTGTGCTTCGCCGGCCTCATTGCCCTGCTTGAACAGGCGGCGACCTGGCGGCGCGCTGCGGCGCTGGGCTGGTGGCTCGGCCTCGGCCATTTCTGTCTCGGCCTGAACTGGATCGCGACCGCGTTCACCTATCAGGCGGCGATGCCCGCGTGGCTCGGGTGGGTCGCGGTAATTCTGGTGTCGATATACCTCGCCGCCTTTCCGGCGCTGGCTACGGCTGTCGCCTGGTGGCTGGCAAGACGCTGGAGGTCACCACTGATGCTAGGTCTGGCCGCAACCTGGATCATCAGCGAGCTCGTGCGCGCCACCCTGTTCACAGGGTTCGCCTGGAACCCGTTGGCCGCAATATGGGCGCCGGTCTGGCCGGTGAGAGGCTTTGTCGCGGTGATCGGCACCTATGGCTTGTCAGGGGTTACGGTCCTGACGGCTGGACTGATCTGGAAGTCGGTTCACGACCGCAAGTCGGCTGTGTCCCTGCTGGCAATCTTCATTGTGGGGAGCGGATCGGCGTTGTTGCGGTCGCCCACCCCGGAAGTCACTCTTTCGGGGCCCCTTCTCCATGTCGTCCAGCCCAATATCGGCCAAGAAAATAAGTGGGATCAGGCGCACAGCGCAGACAATTATCGCCGGCTCGCCACCCTCAGCGGCAAGCCGGGGCCCCGCCCGCGTGTCGTCCTGTGGCCCGAGGTTGCGATCCCCGCCATTCTGGAACAGGACGAGCTGGCGCGCCGTTCGCTCGCTGCCCTGCTTGGCCCGCGCGACGTCATGCTCACGGGCGCGGAAACGATCCGATTCGCACCGGATGGCCGCCTCGCTTACGCGGCCAACAGCCTGTTTGCGCTTGACGCCGAAGCCCACATCCTCGGGCGCTACGACAAGGCTCACCTCGTTCCATATGGCGAATATCTGCCGATGCGGCCAATCCTGTCGCGGGTCGGCCTGTCGCGGCTTGCACCGGGCGATGCCGACTTCAACTCGGGGCCGGGTCCGCGCAACGTGGAGCTGCCGGGGATCGGCAAGATCGGAGTCCAGATCTGTTACGAAATCATCTTCTCCGGTCACGTTATCGATCGTGCCCATCGCCCGATGTTCCTGTTCAACCCGTCCAACGACGCCTGGTTCGGACGATGGGGCCCGCCGCAACATCTCGCCCAGGCGCGGTTGCGGGCAGCGGAGGAAGGCCTGCCGGTGGTCCGCTCGACGCCGACCGGCATCTCGGCGGTGATCGACGCTGGCGGACGGCTGCTGGGCGCGCTGCCCTGGCGTACCGCCGGCGCGATCGAATTGCCGCTGCCGCCCGCGCACGCGCCGACCCTGTTCGCGCGCTTCGGAAATATTTTGCCATTGGCCCTCGCGCTTTTCTTGTTCGCTATCGGGTTTGCAAGCCGCCGCCGTGCAAGCTAA
- a CDS encoding VOC family protein, translating to MPLQPFHLAFPVHDLAAARAFYGGLLGCPEGRSSDQWIDFDLRGHQIVAHLDPAAKPVGITNPVDGHDVPVPHFGVVLDWDDWHALAARLAAAGVDFGIAPHIRFQGQVGEQATMFFRDPSGNALEFKAFRDLGQLFASA from the coding sequence ATGCCTCTTCAGCCCTTCCATCTCGCCTTTCCCGTCCACGACCTCGCGGCCGCGCGCGCCTTTTATGGCGGGCTGCTCGGCTGTCCCGAAGGGCGCAGTTCCGATCAGTGGATCGACTTCGATCTGCGCGGTCATCAGATCGTTGCCCATCTCGACCCGGCGGCCAAGCCCGTGGGGATTACCAATCCCGTGGACGGGCATGATGTGCCGGTGCCGCATTTCGGGGTCGTGCTCGACTGGGACGATTGGCATGCGCTCGCCGCCCGGTTGGCGGCGGCGGGTGTCGACTTCGGCATCGCGCCGCATATTCGATTCCAAGGCCAGGTAGGCGAGCAGGCGACGATGTTCTTTCGTGATCCCTCGGGCAATGCGCTCGAGTTCAAGGCCTTTCGCGACCTCGGCCAGCTCTTCGCCAGCGCCTGA
- a CDS encoding class I SAM-dependent methyltransferase, protein MRTPPPTFDPAVYRASDPALADLDDAAALDHYREHGREKGIVASPLALRENLLAFIDDDCSILEIGPFHSPLKRGPNVEYLDVLDAEQLRKRASTTRGNPAGVPDIIHHVGGLERVDRRYDAVLSSHAIEHQPDLVRHLQQVEHILHPGGSYFLIIPDKRYCFDHFIADSTIADVLAAYREERSAHTLKSVIEHRALTTHNESLRHWQGDHGDPERRRAARVQAALDEYDRAAGGYVDVHAWYFTPPGFRSIVNTLSELGLIGLEIAGLYHPAFGRNEFCAILRRPE, encoded by the coding sequence ATGCGTACACCGCCACCGACTTTCGATCCCGCGGTCTATCGCGCCAGCGATCCGGCTCTCGCCGATCTGGATGATGCCGCAGCGCTCGATCATTATCGCGAACATGGGCGCGAAAAGGGCATCGTCGCGTCGCCGCTGGCGCTGCGCGAAAACCTGCTCGCTTTCATCGACGATGATTGCTCGATCCTGGAAATCGGGCCGTTCCACTCCCCGCTCAAGCGCGGGCCCAATGTCGAATATCTCGATGTCCTGGACGCAGAGCAATTACGTAAGCGCGCGTCCACTACACGCGGCAATCCCGCCGGTGTCCCGGACATCATCCACCATGTCGGCGGGCTGGAGCGGGTCGATCGCCGTTACGACGCGGTGCTGAGCAGCCATGCGATCGAGCATCAGCCCGATCTGGTACGCCACCTGCAGCAGGTGGAGCATATTCTACACCCAGGCGGCAGTTATTTCCTGATCATTCCGGACAAACGCTATTGTTTCGATCATTTCATCGCCGACAGCACGATCGCCGATGTGCTAGCCGCCTATCGGGAGGAGCGATCGGCCCATACGCTGAAAAGCGTGATCGAGCATCGTGCGCTGACCACGCACAATGAGTCCCTGCGGCATTGGCAGGGTGACCATGGCGATCCCGAGCGCAGGCGCGCGGCGCGGGTCCAGGCGGCACTTGACGAATATGATCGAGCCGCCGGAGGATATGTCGACGTCCATGCCTGGTATTTCACACCGCCTGGCTTCAGATCGATCGTGAACACGTTAAGCGAGCTAGGCCTGATCGGGCTGGAGATTGCGGGGCTCTACCATCCCGCGTTCGGCCGCAACGAATTCTGCGCGATCCTCAGGCGGCCTGAATAG
- a CDS encoding polyhydroxyalkanoic acid system family protein — protein MSVPVTIDVPHKLGRDGARARLKSRIGELGGHMPGGMGEVNHSWPSENEMALEIKVMGQTIPARLEVLDSVVRVHVSLPAMLAYFSGMISAAVRDQGAKLLEDKSN, from the coding sequence ATGTCCGTACCGGTTACGATCGATGTTCCTCACAAGCTCGGCCGCGATGGCGCTCGCGCCCGGTTGAAGTCGCGCATAGGGGAACTTGGCGGCCACATGCCGGGCGGCATGGGCGAGGTGAACCATTCTTGGCCGAGCGAGAATGAGATGGCGCTCGAGATCAAGGTGATGGGGCAAACCATCCCTGCCCGGCTCGAGGTTCTCGACAGCGTGGTTCGGGTTCACGTCTCCCTGCCGGCGATGCTCGCTTATTTCTCCGGCATGATCAGCGCAGCCGTGCGCGATCAGGGCGCGAAGCTGCTCGAGGACAAGAGCAACTGA